GCGCTGTTCTTCGGCACCGGTGCGTACATCCAGGCGATCGCGCAGCTGCAGGGCGACATCAACGCCTGGGTCGCGCTGCCGCTCGCGGTGATCGGTGCCGCACTCGTCGGCCTCTTCATGGGCGCCCTCACCTTCCGCTACGGCCTCAAGGGCTCGTACTTCGCGCTCGTCACGCTGGCCTTTGCCGAGGTGTTTCGCATCCTTGCACTGTCGGTCGACTTCACCGGCGGCGGCGTCGGTCTCATGGTGCCGCTGCGCGAGTCGGTGGCCAACCTGCAGTTCTCGACGCGCGCTGGCTACCTCTGGGTGGTGCTCGCGATGGTCGTCGCGGCGCTGCTCGTGACCTGGTGGCTGCGAAACGGGCGCTTCGGCGCCTACCTGCAGGCCGTGCGCGACAACGAAGATGCGGCGCGCGCCGTCGGCGTCAATCCGTTCCGCGTCAAGCTGGCGGCCATCGGTTTGTCGGCGGCCTTCATGGGCGCGGCCGGTGCGTTCTACGTGCAGGTGTTCCAGTACATCGATGCCGGGATCGCCTACGGCCCGGCCGTGTCGATCGAGGCGCTGGTCGCGGCCATCGTGGGCGGCATGGGCACGATGTGGGGGCCGGTGCTCGGCGCCGTCGTGCTGCACCTGCTGTCGGACTTCACGCGCAACCTCTTCGGCGAACTGCCCGGC
This is a stretch of genomic DNA from Variovorax paradoxus. It encodes these proteins:
- a CDS encoding branched-chain amino acid ABC transporter permease, with protein sequence MSAGLKQLAGIALFAVLVGCVPFVTTSGVTLNFVMMALYATLIAQAWNILGGFGGQFSFGHALFFGTGAYIQAIAQLQGDINAWVALPLAVIGAALVGLFMGALTFRYGLKGSYFALVTLAFAEVFRILALSVDFTGGGVGLMVPLRESVANLQFSTRAGYLWVVLAMVVAALLVTWWLRNGRFGAYLQAVRDNEDAARAVGVNPFRVKLAAIGLSAAFMGAAGAFYVQVFQYIDAGIAYGPAVSIEALVAAIVGGMGTMWGPVLGAVVLHLLSDFTRNLFGELPGINMVIYGTVLVLIVIFVPRGIAGIGLSVRQLWKAKGGRND